Proteins from one Drosophila gunungcola strain Sukarami chromosome 3R, Dgunungcola_SK_2, whole genome shotgun sequence genomic window:
- the LOC128259135 gene encoding protein tipE, whose protein sequence is MRSGSSELLLEQQQQELRLRKIRELAPKKKNGNRRFRSWRERARFYGTSTLAFFSVTAGASLLFLVPLYVDPAISTLSHDFIEKPTLCTTTRREDLVGIFNCSWSSCREGCTSDLYRCVHIYVTFVEQNITIPENMTTAADYSNFTSDMEQSDEATLLVNIKGCGYPPSVTCKNFNGYYGIEGAIFPCFYSRKNKTVVLTSYNHDDQVAVIIHFFAVPFVITVISSIALCIMHCDCRCKKDRSHRRNRPQCRRPRIENLSDTSISTRVDMLTPAIEVYKPPL, encoded by the coding sequence ATGAGGAGTGGCAGTTCGGAATTACTACtcgagcagcaacaacaagagctACGGTTACGTAAAATCCGAGAACTGGCtccgaaaaagaaaaatggcaATCGGCGCTTTCGTTCGTGGCGGGAACGTGCGCGTTTCTATGGCACCTCGACACTGGCCTTCTTCTCGGTGACCGCCGGCGCCTCGCTGCTCTTCCTCGTACCGCTCTACGTCGATCCGGCCATATCGACGCTGAGTCACGACTTTATCGAGAAGCCCACGCTGTGCACGACGACGCGTCGCGAGGATCTCGTGGGCATCTTCAACTGCTCGTGGAGTTCGTGTCGCGAGGGCTGCACCTCCGATTTGTACCGCTGCGTGCACATCTATGTGACGTTTGTCGAGCAGAACATTACGATACCAGAGAATATGACTACAGCAGCGGATTACAGCAACTTTACGTCGGACATGGAGCAGTCCGACGAGGCGACGCTGCTCGTGAACATCAAGGGCTGCGGCTACCCGCCATCGGTGACGTGCAAGAACTTCAACGGGTACTATGGCATCGAGGGCGCCATCTTCCCGTGCTTCTACTCGCGCAAGAACAAAACGGTGGTGCTTACCTCCTACAACCACGACGACCAGGTGGCCGTGATCATCCACTTCTTCGCGGTGCCCTTTGTGATAACGGTCATCTCGTCCATCGCCCTCTGCATCATGCACTGCGACTGCCGCTGCAAGAAGGATCGCAGCCACCGCCGCAATCGGCCGCAGTGCCGAAGGCCGCGCATCGAGAATCTCAG
- the LOC128255923 gene encoding tsukushi-like isoform X2 yields MMNKHIFNLFIANLLFAICPTIILQCGCLISMMKNGSLTARCSNISGLFFECLAGQQVETLDLSGVGLEEIPNALNLTALKDLRHLDLSNNKISRLKSFNFRTMPRLQSVDLSHNDLTDLPSEPCRIPFIDVSHNKLTDMHSLVVLFRTNANIKGNPILCACSSPIVKRFYAMASLSKLESIECILHDSDQPKPLSTQCHKEIDQDQTPSSVSWLLLLPILPFLCLFGIGIVWLCKKGNN; encoded by the exons ATGATGAATAAGCAT ATTTTCAACCTATTCATTGCGAATCTGTTATTTGCTATATGCCCAACAATAATCTTGCAATGCGGCTGCTTGATTTCGATGATGAAAAATGGGTCGCTGACTGCCAGATGCAGCAACATTTCCGGCTTATTTTTCGAGTGTTTGGCTGGACAGCAGGTTGAAACATTGGATCTATCAGGCGTTGGTCTTGAAGAAATTCCAAATGCCCTAAATTTAACAGCTCTCAAGGACCTTAGGCACCTGGACCTCTCGAACAACAAGATCTCGCGCCTGAAGAGTTTTAACTTCAGAACGATGCCTCGCCTGCAGAGTGTAGATCTAAGCCATAACGATCTCACGGATTTGCCCAGTGAACCATGCCGTATACCCTTCATCGATGTGAGCCACAACAAATTGACCGATATGCACAGCTTGGTTGTTCTTTTTAGAACCAATGCGAACATCAAGGGAAATCCGATTCTGTGCGCCTGCTCTTCGCCTATTGTGAAAAGATTCTATGCAATG GCGAGTCTGTCCAAATTGGAGAGTATCGAGTGCATTTTGCATGACTCCGATCAGCCAAAACCATTGTCGACGCAGTGCCACAAGGAAATCGACCAGGATCAGACTCCTTCATCGGTGTCTTGGTTGCTTTTACTACCTATATTACCTTTTCTCTGTTTGTTCGGGATTGGCATCGTATGGCTATGCAAAAAGGGAAATAATTGA
- the LOC128255923 gene encoding tsukushi-like isoform X1, with amino-acid sequence MTLIAFRKLKIFNLFIANLLFAICPTIILQCGCLISMMKNGSLTARCSNISGLFFECLAGQQVETLDLSGVGLEEIPNALNLTALKDLRHLDLSNNKISRLKSFNFRTMPRLQSVDLSHNDLTDLPSEPCRIPFIDVSHNKLTDMHSLVVLFRTNANIKGNPILCACSSPIVKRFYAMASLSKLESIECILHDSDQPKPLSTQCHKEIDQDQTPSSVSWLLLLPILPFLCLFGIGIVWLCKKGNN; translated from the exons atgactTTGATCGCATTTAGGAAATTAAAA ATTTTCAACCTATTCATTGCGAATCTGTTATTTGCTATATGCCCAACAATAATCTTGCAATGCGGCTGCTTGATTTCGATGATGAAAAATGGGTCGCTGACTGCCAGATGCAGCAACATTTCCGGCTTATTTTTCGAGTGTTTGGCTGGACAGCAGGTTGAAACATTGGATCTATCAGGCGTTGGTCTTGAAGAAATTCCAAATGCCCTAAATTTAACAGCTCTCAAGGACCTTAGGCACCTGGACCTCTCGAACAACAAGATCTCGCGCCTGAAGAGTTTTAACTTCAGAACGATGCCTCGCCTGCAGAGTGTAGATCTAAGCCATAACGATCTCACGGATTTGCCCAGTGAACCATGCCGTATACCCTTCATCGATGTGAGCCACAACAAATTGACCGATATGCACAGCTTGGTTGTTCTTTTTAGAACCAATGCGAACATCAAGGGAAATCCGATTCTGTGCGCCTGCTCTTCGCCTATTGTGAAAAGATTCTATGCAATG GCGAGTCTGTCCAAATTGGAGAGTATCGAGTGCATTTTGCATGACTCCGATCAGCCAAAACCATTGTCGACGCAGTGCCACAAGGAAATCGACCAGGATCAGACTCCTTCATCGGTGTCTTGGTTGCTTTTACTACCTATATTACCTTTTCTCTGTTTGTTCGGGATTGGCATCGTATGGCTATGCAAAAAGGGAAATAATTGA